The Rosa rugosa chromosome 1, drRosRugo1.1, whole genome shotgun sequence genomic sequence CTTTTTGGGCTTTGTAACAATCCCAACTGACATGTTCACCAAACTGTAAAGGTCTACATACCATGTATGAATGTATGATATACCTTCGCCTACTTAGCTTTGCTTCTCCATTGCACCGGATTACGAACAATCTTCTTCTTGAAACACCCAAAATCGTTCAAAAAGAAATTCTACGAAAATAAATTACTAAATTGAGCAATTCTAAGGCTCTTCATTGATTTCTCTTTCCCCTTCCGTTGTTCTTCTTTGATCTAACACCTGAGATTGAGCCAGAAAAGGAGAGATTGAAAACCAATGTTAAAAGAAATATAACTATAGGGAATACCTTGTATATTCTTCACTGCAACCACGATACCCTTATTGTAGTTGATTTTCTGTTGGGAGATTATGAGATTATTGGGAGAACGTTATGAGATTATCGGGAGAACGTCTTCGACTTACAATAAGCAGGCGTTGTAGGATAAAGATGAGGCGGTAGGATAATAACTGCAATCAGTTTGGGTTTCTTTGCTATTCAACTGAACGTGGGAGTAACTGTTTATCCTCTTCTTTTCCACCACATGGATacaattttgcccttctttTATTTAATCCATTTACCGTAGGGTTATATATTAGGAGGGGCAATTTCAGGGTTTTAAAAAATTTAACCTTAAGCACTgtttgcttaattaataaagATCTCATAATTAATGTATTTttactttatgtttttatcataaaagataaataaaaaagaaagaattataACAGCTCTCTTCATGATTTAGCTGTAATTGTGGCCACCCAAGTTCGATTCTCACTCACTTCAGAATGACTAATCCTCCTAATGCTAATAGAATTTAGTTAATGGAATAATCATAATACGTCGCACCAGCTTTGAAGCTGGCCCAAAATCTATCTGAGTTTCTCTTTTGTGTGCACTAATTCCAGGATTATTTAAAAAGTTGGTTCGAGATttactttcttttctcttttctgtgGTGTTTATGTACGTAGTGACTAGTGAAGTTCACAAATGTTGGGTTTAAAAAGAACATACTCAACAAAGCCAAGACGAGTTTCTATATACCAAAACTAAAGGGTCGAAGGAgcaatttcatcaaaataactatataaaaaaaaaacagaaatttgTTTATTCGAGTAAAACTACATCAAACATAGTACTTCTCTTTTCACATTTTCACAGAGCGCGCGAGTTTGGGTTCCTCCGTTGGTTCGTCAAATCGGCGATGGCGACCTCCCTGCAACGCATCTCGAGCCACGCTCGTCTTCTCCGGACCGCTATCGCTTCTGGGTCCAGACCATTCTCGGCCGACGCTTTGGTCGAGTACCGGCCCGGCGAGATCGGAAGAGTCTCCGGCATCCCCGATGAACATCTCCGCAGAAAGGTACCgtctttttcaaatttaatctgGACCCATTTGCAAATTTGATGTTATTTCTCAGTTGGGTGAATACCCGTTTCGAGTTTTGGGGTTTGGGGATGGAATTAGGGCACTGGGATTGTCTGCAGTTTGGTTATATTAGGGCTGAGCTTGTTGGGTTTTAATGGaagtaataattttttttttgttgattctGTTTTGGGCAGGTTGTGATATACTCACCTGCAAGAACTGCGAGTCAACAAGGATCAGGGAAAGTTGGCAAGTGGAAGATTAACTTTGTGTCCACACAGAAGTATGTTTTCGGTTTCGAATTCGAGTGTAGAAATTGAATTTGGTTTTTGATTCTCATGGTTTTTTGGGTTGTGGATTATCCGTTCTGGCTTATAGTGAGTAGagaatttgggaatttttgCTCGTGCTTCTGTTGAACAATGTAGTGATCTATTTAAACTTTAAAGTGATATTTATGTGTGAATTGTTTGGCTGCTCTTTTTAGAATCGCTATTATACCAAACTACTTAGCTCTTAGAACGGATAAATGACAATAGTAATCGGCTAGGTACCTGTTCTCAGATTATCAGTGAATCTCCATTTGTTGATACAGTATTTTGAATTCATGAACATTTCCTGTGCAGTTGAGTAGTTTTAAATGACAACATAACCTGAAAAATGTGATATTGTTAAGTTAATAGTTCCTCTCTTGGATTTCGATCAAAATATTTCAAGTCATCTCTCAATTAGGTCTTGAGTTTAGCTAATTTTGTCCTCATTAAAATTATAGAATATTTTTTACTGTAATTAGATAGTCAATCAAAAAACTTCTCTTTATAATGTGTCTAGGTGGGAAAATCCATTGATGGGCTGGACTTCAACTGGGGACCCTTATGCCAACGTTGGTGATTCCGCACTCAGATTTGACAGCGAAGAAGCTGCAAAGTACTTTGCAGAGAACCATGGTTGGGATTACGTGGTATGTTTTCTATTGCTTTCTCTATGCAGCTTCAAATACATTTCCTTTCGACTGTCTTCCAAGATACTTTGTCGTACCATTGCAATTGCTATTTTCATATAGAAGACAATAAGATCATTACTTTAAAATACATATTCTATGatggaaaacttttattttGAAATGCTTTTGGCTTCTTGTTGACCTATGAAGTGTTAACTACGGTTCTTCAACTTGTCTGCCAGGTTAAGAGGCGGCACACGCCATTGTTGAAGGTAAGAGGTTCTTTCTTCATTGTTAAACTTTTTCACTGTCATCTGATAACTTTTTTTTGTACATGTATATGGGATTAGGGTAGGACACACAATATACATTTAATATGAGATTAAGACAGTGATTTCATGTGGGGATAACATTATTTTATCAACTTGAAGAATTGCAACTGGTTTGGTTTTCTGCTGCCTGTTCTGCTAATTAAGCTTGGACTTATTTTTAGCCACCCTAAGCAGTCATCTTTTGCAAACAAAGTGTTCCTTTGATGTTATTATCATGCCAAGGTGCATGAGTAAAAAATTCTTCTGTGGAACAATAGAGGTTGTTTTCTGGTGGCATCAAACTGAATGGCATAGTCAGTTCATGTTTAGTAGGTTGGCAATTTGGCTGCCTGCCCTTTTTCCCAAGTTTAGGGAAGAGTTGGtgtattttttaaaatgaagttTGCCAGTTTAGGTTGGCAATCTTGCTCATTCTCCTTGcatttttcactttttttttttttttttcctctaagGTTCAAATAATCTCTTTGTCAAACCatgggtttttggtttctttctcTAACCTTGACCACGGTTTCAGGTGAAGTTATATGCTGACAACTTCAAGTGGAAGGGCCTCCCTAAAACTGAGGCATGATTGGTCTCAGtgcttttctttttcagttCCGTCTTAAGAGGGTGATTGTGCAACAGAGCTTGCAGTTTTTTTTGTCGTATTTCATTGTAAAAGTCACTTGATCGAAACAAAAAATTCCTTGATCATCATATAATAAACGGAATTCATGTTGTTAAGCTTCTTGATCAATGAAAATCTCTTGATTCCCATTTTCTCTCGTATACATTTGGTTTCCCTATATGTTAAGATTGTATCTTTACAATCTTGGCAAAGATTGAAGTTGTGATTCCAGGTTTGACTCCACACACATGGAAttactttctatttttcttcatcttggTAGGATGAAGTTGCAAATTTTGTGTTACTGGTTATATAATTTGTAACTAATTTGACTATAATGCAATATAAATCGGAATCTGATTTAGATTTCGTGGTATCAATCCATCATTTTAGTATTCTCACCTTCACTTTCCATCATTAAACAAAGTAAGAACAGGAGTACCTCAAATACGAGTTTCACTGGCTTATAGATAAGAAATCTGTACATTCTACAATTTACAAGAAATCAAACTTACAATTAATCGAGGACAAATTTACTACGTGAATCTTTCATAAATCTGATTCATGAACAGTAGCATGGATTTGGTATCTTCTGCTGTCTCCGAAATCCTTTTGGTCTCTTCAACTGCTTTTGGAGgagcaggagcaggagcaggGACTCGATTGGTGTCTTCTTCCATTTCTGAAATTATTTTGGTCTTTTTCTCCGCTTGTGGAGCAGGAGCAGCAGAAAATCGATCAATGTCTTCTGCAATCTCCAAAATCATTTTGCTCTCCTTCACTGCTTCTGGAAAAGCAGGAGCAGAAACTCGATTGGTGTTTTCTGTCGAGCAATGTCCCCAAATCTCTTTCGCTAACAGTAGCATAGACTTGGCATcttctttcattttcaaaatcctTTCATTCTCCTTAACTGCTTCAGCAGGATCAGCAGAACTTTCAACATCCATCATTAGGGTCTCATCTTCTTCTACCATCTCCGGAACCCTTTCCGTCTCCTTCACTGCCTCATTAGGATTAGCAGAGTTCTGAACCTCATCCACAACCTTCCTTACCTTTGTTGACGTAGTGCTCTCTTCCGTGTCTTCTTCCATCTTTGAAACCCTTTCGgtctcctccccctgatcatcatTAATCTTGCTGAGCAAGGAAGCATCCACAACTTTCCTTACCTTATAAGACATCCTCCTCAGCTTTTCCTCGGAAACACTGTCAGTCAAGTTCCTCCACTTATCCGCCATAGATGTACACGGATGGATAGCGAGGACAGGACCGAATTCGGGATCTTCAAGAATGTGCTTCCACTTGCTCATCCCATACTTTTCCACCCCGGCGGCTAGAGCCTCTTCCTCCTCCACCGTCCAACCGCTTCCCGTTATacccctctctcttctttcagCAAAAGCAGAGCTTTTCCCATCATTAATGGCCTCCTCCAGGCGGGCAGCCACAACCTTCTTTACCTTGGGAGACATGATCTTCAGTTTCTCATCGGAAACCCTAAATGTCATTCTCCTCCATTTCTTCCACAGGTCACCGCATGACTTCCGAGCGAGGTAACGAGCAAATTTGGAATATTTGAGGATGGTTTTCCAGTTGCCGCTCCCGTACTTACGCACCCCGGCTGCTAGGGCTTCTTCCTCCTTCGCTGTCCAGCTCTTGTATTGCTTTCGAATCAACTCCCTCATGATTTATCACAACCCTaatctcgatctctctctctctctgagtttTATCTGGATTAGTTATCATTTTGGTGGTATCGGTCGGTTTATCCTCTTGGATCCGAACTCCTTTAGGATTTAGGAAACTTGGTCCGCAAGCCCGCCACAAATTTAGGAAACTGTGAAGGCCTACTCAATCCTAATTACACCTGGATTAGTACTGACCGAGTCTGGACCGCCGGTTACAAAGCCTAATTGAACTATGATATTAATTGTGCGACAAATTACCATATTGGTACAAGCACACGGCTGAACAAGTACAACTAagcctgggctcgggtcgggccgggcccgaattttagtgagaccgagaccgagaTCGAAATtgtcggttcgggccggttcgggctttttccTAATTGAAAACCGACAAGAACCGAACCCagtcgggccggttcggtctttcGGGCATTCGGGCCCAAAATAGCCAGTTTATCTGCTTTGCTCTTTTCCCAGTTTTCCAAAGACAGTTCGGAACTTTGGGATGAATTCTGAGGAGAAGCCATGAAATTTGGGGAGCGCTCGAATACAAGATCGCCTAAACCTAATTCACCACATTCAAGTTCAGTAAATACAGAAACTTCATATCgaaaaacccaaatttgaaaacCCTAGATTACTCATTACTGAATACTCACCGAATTGAGCTTCGAGGAGAATCGAGCTAATCGACTATTAGATCGAAACCATGTGGAATTGAAGATCCGAGAGCCCTCTCTGAGATCGTCGGGCTTCGGCGACGGCGAACTTCTGGAGCTTCGCGTGGTTGGTGGCGAACTTCTGGAGCTAATCGACTATTAGATCGAAACCATGTGGAATCGAAGATCCGAAAGCCCTCTCTGAGATCGTCGGGCTTCGGCGAAGGCGAACCTCTCTGAGATCGTCGGGCTCGCTGGCAAAGGCGGATTTCGGAGACGAAGAGTGGCGGAGGAGCTGGTATCGAGCTGGGAGAGCTGAGAGAGTGGCGGACGGAGAGCCGAGAGAGAGAACTCGAGAAGAGAGGGTCAGAGTTCAGAGAAGAGACTGGGTTAGTATCGAGTTAGGTCTCGACTCGATGACTAGGTGAGTTAGGGACTTAGATCAgcgtgtttttatttttatttattaatatttaacATATTAATATATTGCCCAATCATAGACTGACAAGTGGAAAATGATATACaattcgggtcgggtcggtcttTCGGTCTCCAAATATTTGAAACCCGAGACCGAACTGATTCACTacattcgggtcgggctttgaaCCGAACCGATAATTTCCATATTCAAACCGAACCGATTCAGTCTTTTTTGCTCGGTCCGGTTCGGTCCTTCGGTCTTTCAGGTCCAGACGCCCACCCCTAAGTACAACCACAACTGAAGTTTTCATGATGTTgaattccaatatatatatatatatatatatatatatatatatatatatatataccttttGCCGACGAATTAGTGGGCATGAAAGGACTATTGGATCTCAGAAATTGACAAATTGCAGGAAAACAAATCCATAATGGGACCTCAAGAGGCGTTTTGAGTAAATTGAGAAATTGAAACCATTTCGTTGAGTAAATTGAGAACTCTAGCCAGCATGTTGGTGAACGAACGTTGATTTTAAAGCATGTCAAAGTTTAcgtgtgttttttattttactctAAGTTTATAAGATTTTATAAGTTAAGATTTAGTTATTTTCTTAATAGATCTTAATGCGTTTTAACAGTTAACACTAAACTTAatggtttgattttggttttagcATCCTCCATACATTACCTGAATGGTTTGTTATTGTGTTTCACAATAAATATATGAAATGAACACGACACGACACGGTATTTTGATAGGTCTACTAATACCGCTGACAAGCCAACCAAATAAATCCCCAAACCCCCTACCATTGCCTCACGAACAATTTCATGCCCTTCCACAAATAATTTCTTAGGAGTTAGGAAAGGCCTATccgtattattatttttatttaaattttgactaaatagagaaattgaaattgcaaAGATTCCCTGAAaatataggtttttttttttttttccttcactcTTCCAAGCACAGTCCGTTGTAACAGAACACAAACTGGATTATTAATCCCTAACGGCTTAACACAACTTGTGCAGTTGGAGATCATTATGCAACTAAACCGACGAAGGTGGTGTTAAGAATTTTCTTCGTATCAGAGCTAGCTAGTCACTACTGCTGttgtcttttaaaaaaaaaaaaattgtgttttaTCGAAGTGATTATTTCCAGGTCTTATAAGAACAACCCCAATGATCAAATTGGCAAACACTATAAATCTAGGTGAATGAAATCAACTTCTCCAAATATTCCCACTAATCACTCAACGGATCCGTCAGTCGAATCCCCGGTTTCTTCCTCTCGCATTGCATTGTATCATCAAATAGATCGATCTTCTTCAAATTAGTAGTTAGTTGCAACTGTAACTTGTTTGTTTCAATCCAACAAAGAAGCTAATGCTCACAGTCATTTTCACATTGGCACCATTGTAATCACATTCATTCCCTATGGCCGGGTAACCAGTTAAATTATATatagaaatttccaaaaataaagaaaagctaAAAGGGGCTAGGGTTTTTCAAAGTGATAGTCCCCTTCACCCTCTTGAACATCGTTCATAAATCTCATTGGCTAGCTGTAGCATTGACTCGGTGTCTTCTGCAGACTTCGAAATTCTCTGCATCTCCTTTGTCTCCGAATTAACTTCCTGTATCTCCTTCATCTCCGAAACTCTCTGTTCCTCCTCGGTGTCTGAAACTATCTGGGCCTCCTTGGCTGCTTCATCAGCCATAAACGGTGAGTTTCCAGAAGGTCTAACACTCCAGCGCCTCCACTTATACTTGAGTTTGTGGTTGGAGCGATGAGTGAGTATAGGGCCAAACTCGGAATCTTCAAGAATGATCTTCCACTTGCCCACTCCGTGCTTTGCTACTCCAGCTAATAGggcttcttcctcctccgccgTCCATTTTTGCGGCTGTTGGCACTCTCCCTCCATTCGTTCTCAAACAGATTGGCCAAATTCTATGATTGGAGGCTAGTAAACCCTAATCCAACTAGGGTTTAGACTATTGAATCTAAATTCGTATCGACTCTAAACCGACAATTTTGGCCCTTGTGGTATGATCCAAATACGTATAAGAGAGAGTTTACGTCCCGTAGAAACCTATGTATGTAAACCCTAATCCCGGCTATTTGGGACATATAAAATATATGCCTATTCCTATCCTATCTAGAAAATGCCTATTCCTATCCTACCTAGAAAACGACCCTGGCCCAACGGCCTAACCTGCCTACCAAATATTTAGGCCTTGGAGTTTGGAATTTTAAGTTCTAAAACTCCATCAACGATTGTTTTGGTCCCTATGCTTACTACCAACACATCTTTGGTCGTCAGATCTTTTTATTTCTCAGTTTATTCAAGTTTATGAGTCCAAAGAAAGTAAGACATCCCTTTCGGTTGGTCTATGATGGTTGGTGTAGCCGTGTAGGGAATCCTCTCCTTCAAAATCAGTTGCATGCGCGAGAGATCCTAATGTCATGTACGTACCCGATCATGGGTTGTTTGGATTTTGGAGAAGACGAACCCAGCTCTCGCCTCCATGATCCCCCGTTTTGCCTTGATCAAGGCAAAGAAGTGCTTTCAGGGAACATACATATTACATAGGTTGGTAGCCAAGCGTGCGCTTCGGTTTCAAAGAAGGATTTAAAACCTGGACTTAGATCTCAAACCGTAAAATTTAagcaataattgaaattaaccTCCCTTTACAATATTGAAACTCCAGCAACCAAATTGTTTCCACTCTTTGGCCCAAATCGAATGTTCTTCACTTCTTTGGGTTTTACGGTCCATACTGATAATCTTCAATTCAACCACGTACGAAACCAAGGCAGCCGAGTTCAGCGAAGATAGAATAACAGTTTTGGAATGCATCACATCTAACTCTCTTTTTATAACTTCTTCGGAATAATTCATGTCTTACATTATTCTATACTTCTACTCAAGCAACCTCCTCAAATTACTTATCATCAGAAACTTGATTGATTATACTCGTAGACTCGTAGTTTCTATGAAAGTGAACCTAAAGGAAGATGGTGGATTGGGACTCAAAAACTCATAACCCACAAACACGCCGCAGGGATATGAGAGCCTCAAGAGAACACCCTATCAACAGTAATTCCGCTAGTATCAGGTAACAGCTGCTTCATATAATACTTGGATCTACGGGACAGATTAATCCTTTCCCTCCGCTTCTCTGGTATTGATTCAATTGAACATTCAGAAAATCCACGTCTCTTAAACCTGTACAGCAAACAGCACACATGACTCTTCAAGGGTTAGCATTAAACTTCTTAAAGAAAAGGTGGGAACAAATCATTCAATGAATTGCAATAAGGATATTGCTATGTTTATTGCCTGACAATCTGACAGTAAAGGGGGAAGAGAGATAATTATGTAACCCTTCCCACATGCTAATGACATTCTGGCTACAATCATCAGTAAGTTTAAGAATCCATATAATATCAACAATCATGTCAGTGACTTTTAACCATCCATGTCATGTCAACAATTTTGGATTGGTACACCAACCAAAAACCTGAACTACACTATAGTGGAGAAGTCCAACAGAAGGATAAAAACAGAAACATTCCTCCATTAACTAGTAGTAGTAAGCCATCTTCAGCATATATAAGATGCAAGTATTTCAAGTAGCAAAAACTAACCAATCTGCAGTTCGGGTTGTTAGCAAGAAAAGCTTTTCCAATCCATGAGAAGATGCCTTCTTCTCCATGTAATCTGCAATTTAAAATCCAAAAAAATTATGACAAATTACAAGAATGATTGGAGCTCATCTATCTCAACCCTGTCTCGTCCATTTGGTCCTATCTCAGAGTACAAAATCATAGCTTCTACTTATCGTAGTTACCTCTGCCCATAAAATCACTTGTGATGCTGATTAAGTCACGCTTGAGCAGATTCAAACCCCATGCAATACCAAATAGGTTTAGTTAAAAAGTAATTATCTACCCTGGAAGCCCAAGACTAAACACATTGCTCAAGTTTGACACCTTTGGGGTTTAGAGAGAAGCAACAGGGTAGTAGTAGAACTCAATCCAATGTTTACATCAAGTGTTATTGAGAATGATTTCTTTTGATCTTACAAGACTTGAGACTTGTAAGTTTTCAATAGTTCTTTTGGTATCTAGATGAATTCTTTACGTGTTGAATTCAACAGGATATGTGTTGAAGCAAATCAGATTTTGGATGAGTGAAATTACGTGTACTTGAATACTCGGTCCCTTTGAACTTTACTTCCTCTTATTCACAAATGCTGCAGCTAATGTTATTATAATCACATGCTTGCAATATGCTCAGTAATGAACATTATAATtacaggggaaaaaaaaaaaaaaaagcaaagcaaCATTTGCAAACGTATATCTTACCAAGTAATTTATCTCCCTGTCCTTGTCCACGGCAATCCGGAGAAACTGCAATAGCAGCCACCTCTGCACATTTCTCCTCTTGGAAAGGAAAAAGAGCAGCACATGCAATAATTTGACCTTCTCTTTCGACAACAACATAAGAATCCAATGCTTCAAGTAGCTATTAAAACAAACCAACAAGACTGAGAAAACTGAATTCAGTTCAAGCAAAAAAAGAAAGGGACATCCGTTTTTAACTATAAAGTACAGGTGAAGCTAAAATATAGTACAAATGAAAAATTCAAACAGACAAGAAGCAGAAACCTCTTCATCAGTTCTCGTAACCAATGTGCCAGCTGCTTCTAAAGGTTGTATGATTTGTCTTATTCCAGAGAGGTCCGACACCCTAGCCATCCGGGTTCCTTCATAAACGTCACTAAGAATGGACAATTGACACACATCAGTGGATGGTTGGAGAAAGCCTTGGTTATACAATAGGTGCCATATTagcattcttttcttttcttcggtAAAAGAGGTTAGATGGGGGAGGAATTTGAACTTTTGGACTtgggtgtgggtgtgggtgtgggACTAAATGCTCACTCCTTTCATAAAATTGTTGAAAGGTAAAGTTACTCTTGAAGCTAGACTCCTCATTAAAGCCAATAAGCTACCCAATCTAACTAGTATTAAATCGTATAACATGATTAATGCATGATAATGGGAATTATTTGGCACATATTGAGGAACAATTAGCACTTATTCTAGCAGGACCAATCCCAGTATATCAAAACAGGTACAGGCTACAATGAAGTTTTATAAATGGTTTGAACAATGCTGCTTTGATTTCTTATAACATCTAACCAGCCTACTAAGGAAAAAGCTATAGAGACACAAACATATAACAAGGATTCCacatatgaaaaaaaattaaaaaattaaaaaattatgtatgtatgaaaaataaaaactgaaaatccacCACAGTCCCCACTGTATataacagaaaaacaaaaacaaaaaattcaaaaaaaaagttaggAGACATTTGCTTGAAATATAGCATACCTTGCCACCATAGTCCCCATTCCGTCTCTTTTAAATAATTCCAACAACAATACTCCCCCTTTAGTGCCATCTAACAGATGAACTCTTTGAACACCTCCCTGGCATAAATCAAAAACTACCATTGGCTGGGTTCTTAAAGTGAAACTTGAAGCTATATGCAGGCACAAATTATGCAATGCAATTCCCATAGACCTCATAGTTTAATCAGAATACCATGCCAGACACAAAAGCTAGCATTCTGATATTCGACTATTCAAGCTGAGAACTGGTGTGAGACTCAAGTATTTAGCCTTTTAGTACAAAATGGGCACAATTCCAAAATCCACCGTGATCAAGTGAAATGAAAGTGTTCACATTTATTGAAGTTATTATGCAAAAGCATACATATAAGCTCATGTTTCTGCATACATATAAGAAACGGGGAGTATTATGGTCTTACCCTGCAAACAAAGGCTGCAGCAGCCAATTCTGAAAGGTAACCGCTTAATCGACTTTGGCGCTCATGACCCCCTATTGCAAAACCTTGTTCACCATACCACAATCCATTGCCATTCTCAAAACCAACACCATTGTTAAACCTTGGAATAAGCTTTTTGTTAAGAAAATTCCCACTATCATGTCCAAGATAATGGAGATTTTCTTCATCAACAGCTTTCACATAGCTGGCGGCTATTTCACTTTGCTTAGCCCGCTGACGAATCAACTTGTCTGCTTCTTCAAGAGTCAAGAAACGAATCAGACGTCCACTCTCATCAAGAATTGGGCCATCCATTATGCAGATAAGCTTATCTGCTCCAATAGCCAAGGAACAAGCTGTTGCAACTTCATACGTGCTGAAATTTATAAAAGCATAAAACATCATCGACCGGGCACCACTACCATACCTTGGAAGCAAGAAATAATGAACCAAATAAACATTAAGCATCATGTGACATATTCTTTAATAGAAACAAAACTATCAGAAGCTATGTCAATATAGCATACTTGCAATTTAAAACTTCTCCAGAGCTCGAATAACCAAGGTTGCTCAATAGCACAATACAACCCGCATCAAGCCTCTCCCGCATGCGAACCACATCCACTTTCTTAACTTCACCTGTTGCCCCATAATCAACACCAGCAACGACTCCTCTCCTCTACAAATATCATATGAACTCTTTTAAAACTAGGTAACAGTACCAGAAACTTGACAAACTAAGCAAACAGCTCAACATTGAATACTACAGTTGAAAGTACAACATTCTTACCTTGGCTGCAAGAAAGTTACCACTAGCTACACTGACGCCAACTTCATGCCAACGACTACTGTCACCATGCCGACGAATATTGCATATGGAGGGTCCGGGCGAAAGCTTTGCCTCTATATCCATAGAAATCTTCCCAGCAGCTTCCTTTGCTGCTGTTAGAGAATCTGAGTCAGTCACTCTATACTGACCAGCAAACTTTGGACTCTTGCCTGCAGCAAGTAACTCTCTAAGGATCAATATTCCAACTAGAAAATTCGAATACATAAAAATCACCACCCCAACTAAACTAAATATTCCATCTTCCATAAACTTCAATATTCttttacataaaaaaa encodes the following:
- the LOC133727450 gene encoding NADH dehydrogenase [ubiquinone] iron-sulfur protein 4, mitochondrial; this encodes MATSLQRISSHARLLRTAIASGSRPFSADALVEYRPGEIGRVSGIPDEHLRRKVVIYSPARTASQQGSGKVGKWKINFVSTQKWENPLMGWTSTGDPYANVGDSALRFDSEEAAKYFAENHGWDYVVKRRHTPLLKVKLYADNFKWKGLPKTEA
- the LOC133717127 gene encoding telomere repeat-binding factor 4-like, which gives rise to MEGECQQPQKWTAEEEEALLAGVAKHGVGKWKIILEDSEFGPILTHRSNHKLKYKWRRWSVRPSGNSPFMADEAAKEAQIVSDTEEEQRVSEMKEIQEVNSETKEMQRISKSAEDTESMLQLANEIYERCSRGELIRKQYKSWTAKEEEALAAGVRKYGSGNWKTILKYSKFARYLARKSCGDLWKKWRRMTFRVSDEKLKIMSPKVKKVVAARLEEAINDGKSSAFAERRERGITGSGWTVEEEEALAAGVEKYGMSKWKHILEDPEFGPVLAIHPCTSMADKWRNLTDSVSEEKLRRMSYKVRKVVDASLLSKINDDQGEETERVSKMEEDTEESTTSTKVRKVVDEVQNSANPNEAVKETERVPEMVEEDETLMMDVESSADPAEAVKENERILKMKEDAKSMLLLAKEIWGHCSTENTNRVSAPAFPEAVKESKMILEIAEDIDRFSAAPAPQAEKKTKIISEMEEDTNRVPAPAPAPPKAVEETKRISETAEDTKSMLLFMNQIYERFT